TTCGGAGGTCCGGCGCCGGTCCTCCAGCAGCAACAGGGACCCGGCGGTGGCCGCGAGTTCCCCGCGTCGCGTCCGCGCGGACAGGGCGTCGGCCACCTTGCGGCGGGTGATGCCCACCAGCCAGGCGGACAGCACCCCGCGCGCCGGATCGAAGCCCTTCCGGCCGCGCCAGGCGGCGAGGAAGACGTTCTGGGTGACGTCCTCGGCCTCCCCGGCGTCACCGAGCGAGCGGCGGGCGATCGTGTAGACCAGCGCCCCCCAGGCGCGGTAGACGTCGGCCAGGGCGCTCTCGTCCCCGGCGGCGAAGCGGGCTGCCAACTCCCGGGCCGCTGGGGACCGGGGGTCCCGCGGCGCCGGCGGGGCGGTGGGCTCGGTGCGGACTGTCTGCCGTGCGGTCATGGCGACCACTCCCGGGGACGAACGGAGGGCGTCCGCGCGGTGTGCGGACTCGGCGGCCGCGGGGGCGGCGCCGTCCCCCTCACCGTCACCCGAATCGATGCACCGAAACAACTTGCATCGTCGTTGCATCGTTTCTTGGCAGGCGGCAGGCGGCAGGCGGCGGGCGGCGGGCGGCGGGCGGCGGGCAGCGCGC
This region of Streptomyces chromofuscus genomic DNA includes:
- a CDS encoding sigma-70 family RNA polymerase sigma factor yields the protein MTARQTVRTEPTAPPAPRDPRSPAARELAARFAAGDESALADVYRAWGALVYTIARRSLGDAGEAEDVTQNVFLAAWRGRKGFDPARGVLSAWLVGITRRKVADALSARTRRGELAATAGSLLLLEDRRRTSEPQLVLDRVVVRQAMATLTEAQRRVLSLAFYDDLTQTQISQVTGWPLGTVKSHTRRGLQRLSLCLRDAEVA